Proteins from a genomic interval of Kitasatospora herbaricolor:
- a CDS encoding ornithine cyclodeaminase family protein produces the protein MTARRPTAPLTPTAPLTPAEAADAIERVLAEGLDPEECPPRTGLPVPAGELLLMPAASAAYAGVKIAGVAPANPARGLPRITGSYLLLDGPTLQPLALYDGAALTALRTPAVTAVALRRLAVPQAAHLVLFGAGPQAYGHLDAVLAIRPLTRVTVVARSAGPAEALVRYARERGPAAATGTPEAVAEADVVVCCTTARTPLFDGALVPAHAAVAAVGSHEPDAREVDTALVSRSELYVEARAAAGREAGDLLLAGPAAGSPHNLAELVNGKAPVPAGRPRFFKSVGQAWEDLAVAAEMYRRGGAA, from the coding sequence ATGACCGCCCGCCGCCCCACCGCGCCGCTGACCCCGACCGCCCCGCTGACCCCGGCCGAGGCCGCCGACGCGATCGAACGGGTGCTGGCCGAGGGGCTCGACCCCGAGGAGTGCCCGCCCCGGACCGGCCTGCCCGTCCCGGCCGGCGAGCTGCTGCTGATGCCCGCGGCCTCGGCCGCCTACGCGGGCGTCAAGATCGCGGGTGTCGCCCCGGCCAACCCGGCCCGCGGGCTGCCCCGGATCACCGGCAGCTACCTGCTGCTGGACGGGCCCACCCTGCAACCGCTGGCGCTGTACGACGGCGCGGCCCTCACCGCGCTGCGCACCCCCGCCGTCACCGCCGTCGCGCTGCGCCGGCTCGCCGTCCCGCAGGCGGCGCACCTCGTCCTGTTCGGCGCCGGACCGCAGGCCTACGGGCACCTGGACGCGGTGCTGGCGATCCGCCCGCTGACCCGGGTCACCGTGGTCGCCCGCAGCGCGGGGCCGGCCGAGGCGCTGGTCCGGTACGCGCGGGAGCGCGGCCCGGCCGCCGCCACCGGGACGCCGGAGGCGGTCGCCGAGGCGGACGTGGTGGTCTGCTGCACCACGGCGCGCACGCCCCTGTTCGACGGCGCGCTGGTGCCGGCGCACGCCGCCGTCGCGGCGGTCGGCTCCCACGAGCCGGACGCCCGGGAGGTGGACACCGCGCTGGTCAGCCGGTCGGAGCTGTACGTGGAGGCGCGCGCGGCGGCCGGGCGGGAGGCCGGCGACCTGCTGCTGGCGGGGCCGGCCGCCGGGTCGCCGCACAACCTGGCCGAGCTGGTGAACGGGAAGGCCCCGGTGCCGGCCGGCCGGCCGCGCTTCTTCAAGAGCGTCGGCCAGGCCTGGGAGGACCTGGCGGTGGCGGCCGAGATGTACCGGCGCGGGGGCGCGGCCTGA
- a CDS encoding dihydrodipicolinate synthase family protein yields the protein MVATTTPLRADLSVDYDAYAEHVRRLIDAGCDGVVPNGSLGEYQTLTAEERARIVTTAVEAAGDGARVMPGVAAYGSAESRRWTEQAAEAGAGSVLLLPPNAYRADHATVRAHYAEVAAAGLPVVAYNNPFDTKVDLVPALLAQLHGEGSIVAVKEFSGDVRRAYEIAELAPGLDLLIGADDVLLELALAGAVGWIAGYPNALPEASVALYRAALAQDLETALSLYKALHPLLRWDSRTEFVQAIKLSMDIAGLPGGPTRPPRGPLPPETEAAVRAATEKALAEGLA from the coding sequence ATGGTCGCCACCACGACCCCGCTGCGCGCCGACCTCTCCGTCGACTACGACGCCTACGCCGAGCACGTGCGCCGGCTGATCGACGCCGGCTGCGACGGCGTCGTCCCCAACGGCTCGCTCGGCGAGTACCAGACCCTCACCGCCGAGGAGCGGGCCCGGATCGTCACCACCGCCGTGGAGGCGGCCGGCGACGGGGCCCGGGTGATGCCGGGCGTCGCCGCGTACGGCAGCGCGGAGTCCCGCCGCTGGACGGAGCAGGCCGCCGAGGCCGGCGCCGGGTCCGTCCTGCTGCTGCCGCCCAACGCCTACCGGGCCGACCACGCCACCGTCCGGGCCCACTACGCCGAGGTGGCCGCCGCCGGCCTGCCGGTGGTCGCGTACAACAACCCGTTCGACACCAAGGTCGACCTGGTGCCCGCCCTGCTGGCCCAACTGCACGGCGAGGGCTCGATCGTGGCCGTCAAGGAGTTCAGCGGCGACGTCCGGCGGGCCTACGAGATCGCCGAACTGGCCCCCGGCCTCGACCTGCTGATCGGCGCCGACGACGTGCTGCTGGAGCTCGCCCTGGCCGGCGCCGTCGGCTGGATCGCGGGCTACCCCAACGCCCTCCCCGAGGCCTCGGTGGCGCTCTACCGGGCCGCGCTGGCCCAGGACCTGGAGACCGCGCTGTCGCTCTACAAGGCCCTGCACCCGCTGCTGCGCTGGGACTCCAGGACGGAGTTCGTCCAGGCCATCAAGCTCTCCATGGACATCGCCGGACTGCCCGGCGGCCCGACCCGCCCCCCGCGCGGACCGCTCCCGCCGGAGACCGAGGCCGCCGTCCGCGCCGCCACCGAGAAGGCCCTCGCCGAGGGGCTCGCCTGA
- a CDS encoding (2Fe-2S)-binding protein: MRRTPAALVRAEPQPAHTIEFDGRPVPALPGQSIAAALWAEGILAWRTTRVGGRPRGAFCGIGVCFDCLATVNGRPNQRTCLLPAGPGDTVTTQEGHGRADLAV; the protein is encoded by the coding sequence GTGCGCCGAACCCCCGCCGCCCTGGTCAGGGCCGAGCCGCAGCCCGCCCACACGATCGAGTTCGACGGCCGTCCGGTCCCCGCCCTGCCCGGGCAGAGCATCGCCGCCGCCCTCTGGGCCGAAGGCATCCTCGCCTGGCGCACCACCCGGGTCGGCGGCCGGCCGCGCGGCGCCTTCTGCGGCATCGGCGTCTGCTTCGACTGCCTGGCCACCGTCAACGGCCGCCCCAACCAGCGCACCTGCCTGCTGCCGGCCGGCCCGGGCGACACCGTCACCACCCAGGAGGGCCACGGCCGTGCCGACCTCGCCGTCTGA
- a CDS encoding proline racemase family protein, with translation MRSRHVFHAVDSHTEGMPTRVVTGGFGVVPGATMAERRVHFQQHLDHFRTLLMYEPRGHAAMSGAVLQPPTRPDADFGVLFIEVSGLLPMCGHGTIGVATVLVETGMVEVVEPVTTVRLDTPAGLVVAEVRVEDGAAVAVTIRNVPSYAVALDRKAEVPGYGTVGYDLAYGGNFYAVLPLAEFGLPFERERKDDILAAGLALMDVINAEPPVHPEDPSIRGCHHVQLLAPGSTAEHSRHAMAIHPGWFDRSPCGTGTSARMAQLHARGELPIGRDFRNDSFIGTSFTGRLVAETTVAGRPAVVPTVTGRAWITGTAQYFLDPSDPFPAGFLL, from the coding sequence ATGCGCAGCCGCCACGTCTTCCACGCCGTCGACTCCCACACCGAGGGCATGCCGACCCGGGTCGTCACCGGCGGGTTCGGCGTCGTCCCCGGCGCCACCATGGCCGAGCGCCGGGTCCACTTCCAGCAGCACCTCGACCACTTCCGCACCCTGCTGATGTACGAGCCGCGCGGCCACGCCGCGATGAGCGGCGCCGTGCTGCAGCCGCCCACCCGGCCGGACGCCGACTTCGGGGTGCTCTTCATCGAGGTCTCCGGGCTGCTGCCGATGTGCGGGCACGGCACCATCGGCGTCGCCACGGTCCTGGTCGAGACCGGCATGGTCGAGGTGGTCGAGCCGGTCACCACCGTCCGCCTGGACACCCCCGCCGGGCTGGTCGTCGCCGAGGTGCGGGTCGAGGACGGCGCCGCCGTCGCCGTGACGATCCGCAACGTCCCCTCGTACGCCGTCGCGCTCGACCGCAAGGCCGAGGTGCCCGGGTACGGCACCGTCGGCTACGACCTCGCCTACGGCGGCAACTTCTACGCCGTGCTGCCGCTCGCCGAGTTCGGGCTGCCCTTCGAGCGCGAGCGCAAGGACGACATCCTGGCGGCCGGGCTCGCCCTGATGGACGTCATCAACGCGGAGCCGCCCGTCCACCCGGAGGACCCGTCGATCCGGGGCTGCCACCACGTCCAGCTGCTCGCCCCCGGCTCCACCGCCGAGCACTCCCGGCACGCGATGGCCATCCACCCCGGCTGGTTCGACCGCTCGCCGTGCGGCACCGGCACCTCGGCCCGGATGGCCCAGCTGCACGCCCGCGGCGAACTGCCGATCGGCCGGGACTTCCGCAACGACTCCTTCATCGGCACCAGCTTCACCGGCCGCCTGGTCGCCGAGACCACCGTGGCCGGCCGGCCCGCGGTGGTGCCCACCGTCACCGGCCGGGCCTGGATCACCGGGACCGCCCAGTACTTCCTCGACCCGAGCGATCCCTTCCCCGCCGGGTTCCTGCTCTGA
- a CDS encoding ABC transporter ATP-binding protein: MSLQLANITLTYPDGDGRLTALDDVSLDVPAGTVTAVVGPSGSGKSSLLAVAATLIAPDRGRVVLDGVDTGGLDRAGLSTLRRQRIGIVFQQPNLLPSLTAAEQLQVMAHLDGRSPRAARARALELLAAVGLPDLAGRRPHQLSGGQRQRVNIARALMNDPTVLLVDEPTSALDHERGAAVIDLITGLTHRRATATVLVTHDRTHLTAVDQVAEVHDGRLTVPARI, from the coding sequence ATGAGCCTGCAGCTCGCGAACATCACCCTCACCTACCCGGACGGCGACGGCCGGCTGACCGCCCTCGACGACGTCTCGCTGGACGTCCCGGCGGGCACCGTCACCGCGGTGGTCGGCCCGTCCGGCTCGGGGAAGTCCAGCCTGCTGGCGGTGGCCGCCACCCTGATCGCCCCGGACCGCGGGCGGGTCGTGCTGGACGGCGTGGACACCGGCGGCCTGGACCGCGCCGGGCTGAGCACCCTGCGCCGGCAGCGGATCGGCATCGTCTTCCAGCAGCCGAACCTGCTGCCCTCGCTGACCGCCGCCGAGCAGCTCCAGGTGATGGCCCACCTGGACGGCCGCTCCCCGCGCGCCGCCCGCGCCCGCGCGCTGGAGCTGCTGGCGGCGGTCGGCCTGCCGGATCTCGCCGGCCGGCGTCCGCACCAGCTCTCCGGCGGGCAGCGCCAGCGGGTGAACATCGCCCGGGCCCTGATGAACGACCCGACCGTGCTGCTGGTGGACGAGCCGACCAGCGCCCTGGACCACGAACGCGGCGCGGCGGTGATCGACCTGATCACCGGCCTCACCCACCGCCGGGCCACCGCCACCGTGCTGGTCACCCACGACCGGACCCACCTGACCGCCGTCGACCAGGTCGCCGAGGTGCACGACGGGCGGCTGACCGTGCCGGCCCGGATCTGA
- a CDS encoding FAD/NAD(P)-dependent oxidoreductase — MPTSPSDPAAGYDLAVIGAGPAGLAAAVTAADLGLRCALLDAGPRTGGQYYRHPAPGLGATRPGRLHHGWRRYTALAARLAAHTLAGRVDHLAEHHVWTAERAGGWLLHATVGPAAERRASVRARAVLLATGAYERQLPFPGWTLPGVVTAGGAQAMLKSGLVLPGRRIVLAGSGPLLLAAASSLVGAGAEVPVVAEAADYLGYARRPGVPAAVPGKLAEGAVHAAALLRHRVRLLRRTAVVEAHGTDRVTGVTLARLDRDWRPLPGTGRRIACDALAVGHGLLPQIELATELGAETRRTPDGAFALRVDARQRTSLPGLWAAGETCGVGGADLALAEGELAAYAVAGRSPAAGLTGRRARLRAFAELMAAAHRPGPGWPGWLRPDTEVCRCEEVTAGRIGEAVDALGAGDARTVKLLTRAGMGWCQGRMCGSAVACLAGGPAAGPDSRPLAVPVPLGQLGRFGQPAGPGRSAGPQR, encoded by the coding sequence GTGCCGACCTCGCCGTCTGACCCCGCCGCGGGCTACGACCTCGCCGTGATCGGGGCCGGCCCCGCCGGGCTCGCCGCCGCCGTCACCGCGGCCGACCTCGGCCTGCGCTGCGCCCTGCTCGACGCCGGGCCCCGCACCGGAGGCCAGTACTACCGGCATCCGGCGCCCGGCCTCGGTGCCACCCGCCCCGGGCGGCTGCACCACGGCTGGCGGCGCTACACCGCCCTGGCCGCCCGGCTCGCCGCGCACACCCTGGCCGGCCGGGTCGACCACCTCGCCGAGCACCACGTCTGGACGGCCGAACGGGCCGGCGGCTGGCTGCTGCACGCCACCGTGGGCCCGGCGGCGGAGCGGCGCGCGAGCGTCCGGGCCCGGGCCGTGCTGCTCGCCACCGGCGCGTACGAGCGGCAGCTGCCCTTCCCCGGCTGGACCCTGCCGGGGGTGGTCACGGCCGGCGGCGCGCAGGCGATGCTCAAGTCCGGCCTGGTGCTGCCCGGCCGGCGGATCGTGCTGGCCGGCAGCGGGCCGCTGCTGCTGGCGGCGGCCTCCTCGCTGGTCGGCGCCGGGGCCGAGGTGCCGGTGGTGGCGGAGGCCGCCGACTACCTGGGCTACGCGCGCCGGCCGGGGGTGCCGGCCGCCGTGCCCGGCAAGCTGGCCGAGGGGGCGGTGCACGCCGCCGCACTGCTGCGCCACCGGGTACGGCTGCTGCGCCGTACGGCGGTGGTGGAGGCGCACGGCACCGACCGGGTCACCGGCGTCACGCTGGCCCGGCTGGACCGGGACTGGCGGCCGCTGCCGGGCACCGGGCGGCGGATCGCCTGCGACGCGCTGGCGGTCGGCCACGGCCTGCTGCCGCAGATCGAACTGGCCACCGAGCTGGGGGCCGAGACCCGCCGCACGCCCGACGGCGCCTTCGCGCTGAGGGTGGACGCCCGCCAGCGCACCAGCCTGCCCGGGCTCTGGGCGGCCGGCGAGACCTGCGGGGTCGGCGGGGCGGATCTCGCCCTGGCCGAGGGGGAGCTGGCCGCGTACGCGGTCGCCGGCCGCTCCCCGGCGGCGGGGCTGACGGGCCGCCGGGCCCGGCTGCGGGCCTTCGCCGAGCTGATGGCCGCCGCGCACCGGCCCGGCCCGGGCTGGCCGGGCTGGCTGCGGCCGGACACCGAGGTCTGCCGCTGCGAGGAGGTCACGGCCGGGCGGATCGGCGAGGCGGTGGACGCGCTCGGCGCGGGCGACGCCCGTACGGTCAAGCTGCTGACCAGGGCCGGGATGGGCTGGTGCCAGGGCCGGATGTGCGGCTCCGCGGTGGCCTGCCTGGCGGGCGGCCCGGCGGCCGGGCCGGACAGCCGTCCGCTGGCGGTGCCGGTGCCGCTCGGGCAGCTCGGACGGTTCGGGCAGCCCGCTGGTCCTGGGCGGTCGGCAGGCCCGCAGCGCTGA
- a CDS encoding Uma2 family endonuclease has product MEQPFGPPTLLEAADLISEQLVGYRVEIIGSQIAATPPPNAPHSRSLTDIMVPFLAAGLHGEETQVLQGIGLRLPNGPSDYAVPDLAVVDGDIDEHYADNNCCDPGVFRLVLEVTSSNHDYDLKIKPTAYAGAGVPVYVVVDRKYRKVRVLTDPSDGEYRLHAVHHPGQSFELPASVGAPVTLSVDTVLGPEK; this is encoded by the coding sequence GTGGAACAGCCCTTCGGGCCGCCGACGCTGCTCGAAGCGGCTGACCTGATCTCCGAGCAGCTGGTCGGGTACCGGGTCGAGATCATCGGGAGCCAGATCGCGGCGACGCCGCCCCCGAATGCTCCTCACAGCCGGTCGCTGACCGACATCATGGTCCCGTTTCTGGCAGCCGGTCTTCATGGCGAGGAGACACAGGTGCTCCAGGGCATCGGGCTCCGGTTGCCGAACGGCCCGTCCGACTACGCCGTTCCGGACCTGGCTGTGGTGGACGGGGACATCGACGAGCACTACGCCGACAACAACTGCTGCGACCCGGGCGTGTTCCGTCTGGTCCTGGAGGTGACCTCCTCCAACCACGACTACGACTTGAAGATCAAGCCCACGGCCTACGCCGGCGCCGGTGTCCCGGTGTACGTGGTCGTCGACCGGAAGTACCGGAAGGTCCGGGTGCTCACCGATCCCTCGGACGGCGAGTACCGCCTCCACGCGGTGCACCACCCCGGGCAGAGCTTCGAACTGCCGGCCTCCGTCGGCGCGCCGGTGACGCTCTCCGTCGACACCGTGCTCGGCCCCGAGAAGTAG
- a CDS encoding proline racemase family protein produces the protein MAGQDPRDPLAGPVEAVDYHCAGEPFRIVTAGLPAVPGDSVAERRAFALGPGGAGTPRPGPLDTVRQLLGREPRGHAGMYGGFIVPPDDEGAHLGVLFWHKDGYSTACGHGTIALGAWAVDSGLVPAPADGRVAVRIDVPSGRVTATVHRAAGRTTAVTFHNVPALVTAAKLPVTTSRGTVEVSVAHAGACYAAVPAAALGLAVTPALLPELTAAGREIRAALAGAEATRHPGDPRLSGVYGVILFDELPDTPAGPAQRNVTVFADGQIDRSPCGSGTSARLAVLAAEGRIAPGEELRHESVIGTVFTGRLAGDHPDGLLTEVTGTAHRTGEHRFVLDPHDSLGTGFLLP, from the coding sequence ATGGCCGGGCAGGATCCCCGGGACCCCCTCGCCGGCCCGGTCGAGGCCGTCGACTACCACTGCGCGGGGGAGCCGTTCCGGATCGTCACCGCGGGCCTGCCGGCCGTGCCCGGTGACAGCGTCGCCGAACGCCGCGCCTTCGCGCTCGGCCCCGGCGGTGCGGGGACGCCCCGGCCCGGTCCGCTTGACACCGTCCGGCAGCTGCTCGGCCGCGAGCCGCGCGGCCACGCCGGCATGTACGGCGGCTTCATCGTGCCGCCGGACGACGAGGGGGCCCACCTGGGCGTGCTCTTCTGGCACAAGGACGGCTACTCGACCGCCTGCGGGCACGGCACCATCGCGCTCGGCGCCTGGGCCGTCGACTCCGGTCTGGTGCCGGCCCCCGCGGACGGGCGGGTCGCGGTCCGGATCGACGTGCCCTCCGGGCGGGTCACCGCCACCGTCCACCGTGCGGCCGGCCGCACCACCGCGGTCACCTTCCACAACGTGCCGGCCCTGGTCACCGCCGCGAAGCTGCCGGTCACCACCTCGCGCGGGACCGTCGAGGTCTCGGTGGCCCACGCCGGCGCCTGCTACGCGGCCGTCCCGGCGGCCGCCCTCGGCCTCGCCGTCACCCCCGCCCTGCTGCCCGAACTCACCGCCGCCGGCCGGGAGATCCGCGCCGCGCTGGCCGGCGCGGAGGCCACCCGGCACCCGGGCGACCCGCGGCTGTCCGGCGTCTACGGCGTGATCCTCTTCGACGAGCTGCCCGACACCCCGGCCGGCCCCGCGCAGCGCAACGTCACCGTCTTCGCGGACGGCCAGATCGACCGCTCCCCGTGCGGCTCCGGCACGTCCGCGCGGCTGGCAGTGCTCGCCGCCGAGGGCCGGATCGCGCCGGGGGAGGAGTTGCGCCACGAATCGGTGATCGGCACGGTGTTCACAGGGCGCCTCGCCGGCGACCACCCGGACGGCCTGCTCACCGAGGTCACCGGCACCGCCCACCGCACCGGCGAGCACCGCTTCGTCCTGGACCCGCACGACTCTCTCGGAACCGGATTCCTGCTGCCATGA
- a CDS encoding ABC transporter permease codes for MFVARRDLGFAKGRFALMGTVIVLITVLVGLLSGLTAGLGRQNISAITGLPADRLVFSAPADGQKLSFTDSQVNPAQWDGWAAVPGVRSAEPLGIGTARATAGARTAALSAFGVPAGSALAPGGDLLAPGRVVLSASAAKDLDVRAGSTLALAGRELTVAAVSGDAAFSHLPVVWTSLADWQLLAPPAAGSPGSGTGAATGTGEHATVIALSLSSADGLADADRRFATKALTPDDSLAAIGSYTSENGSLQLMRGFLFAISALVVGAFFTVWTIQRSGDVAVLKALGASTGYLLRDALGQAVLLLVAGTAVGTAIAVGVGAAVGSAVPFVLDAPTVLVPAAVMTGLGALGAGLSIRRITSVDPLTALGSAR; via the coding sequence GTGTTCGTCGCCCGGAGGGACCTGGGGTTCGCCAAGGGGCGGTTCGCCCTGATGGGGACCGTCATCGTACTGATCACCGTGCTGGTGGGCCTGCTCTCCGGCCTGACCGCCGGACTGGGCCGGCAGAACATCTCCGCGATCACCGGCCTGCCCGCCGACCGGCTGGTCTTCTCGGCCCCGGCCGACGGGCAGAAACTCTCCTTCACGGACTCGCAGGTGAACCCGGCGCAGTGGGACGGCTGGGCCGCCGTCCCCGGCGTACGGTCGGCCGAGCCGCTGGGCATCGGCACCGCCAGGGCCACCGCCGGTGCGCGTACCGCCGCGCTCTCCGCCTTCGGGGTCCCGGCCGGCTCGGCGCTGGCGCCGGGCGGCGACCTGCTCGCCCCGGGCCGGGTGGTGCTGTCCGCGTCCGCCGCGAAGGACCTGGACGTCCGGGCCGGCTCGACGCTGGCCCTGGCGGGCCGTGAGCTGACCGTCGCCGCCGTCTCGGGCGACGCCGCGTTCAGCCACCTCCCGGTCGTCTGGACCAGCCTGGCCGACTGGCAGCTGCTCGCTCCACCCGCAGCCGGCTCCCCCGGATCCGGCACCGGCGCCGCCACCGGCACGGGCGAGCACGCCACGGTGATCGCCCTGTCGCTCTCCTCGGCCGACGGCCTCGCCGACGCCGACCGCCGCTTCGCCACCAAGGCACTCACCCCGGACGACTCGCTCGCCGCGATCGGCTCCTACACCTCCGAGAACGGCTCGCTGCAGCTGATGCGGGGCTTCCTGTTCGCCATCTCGGCCCTGGTCGTCGGCGCCTTCTTCACCGTCTGGACGATCCAGCGCAGCGGGGACGTCGCCGTCCTGAAGGCGCTCGGCGCCTCCACCGGCTACCTGCTGCGGGACGCGCTCGGCCAGGCCGTGCTGCTGCTGGTGGCGGGCACCGCCGTGGGCACCGCGATCGCGGTCGGGGTGGGCGCGGCCGTCGGCTCCGCCGTGCCCTTCGTGCTGGACGCGCCGACGGTGCTGGTGCCCGCCGCCGTGATGACCGGCCTCGGCGCGCTCGGCGCCGGGCTCTCGATCCGCCGCATCACCTCCGTCGACCCGCTGACCGCCCTGGGGAGCGCCCGATGA
- a CDS encoding GntR family transcriptional regulator: protein MADLKPRNLISVQERLRDQVAHALRAALISGELRPGVVYSAPALAADFGVSATPVREAMLDLAREGLVEAVRNKGFRVTELTEGDLDDFTEIRALIEVPTVGRVTRSATPEQLERLRPAAQAIVDAAGRHDLIGYLEADRRFHLDLLGLAGNARLVEVVGDLRKRSRLYGLTRLDARGELVSSAEEHLELLDLMISGDADAAEECMSRHLGHVRSLWAEGRADAEEERPALRLRAR from the coding sequence ATGGCCGACCTCAAACCCCGCAACCTGATCTCCGTCCAGGAGCGGCTGCGCGACCAGGTCGCCCACGCCCTGCGAGCCGCCCTGATCTCCGGCGAACTGCGCCCCGGCGTCGTCTACTCGGCCCCCGCGCTCGCCGCCGACTTCGGCGTCTCCGCCACCCCCGTCCGCGAGGCCATGCTGGACCTGGCCCGCGAGGGGCTGGTCGAGGCCGTCCGCAACAAGGGGTTCCGGGTCACCGAACTCACCGAGGGCGACCTCGACGACTTCACCGAGATCCGCGCCCTGATCGAGGTGCCGACCGTCGGCCGGGTCACCCGCTCGGCCACCCCGGAGCAGCTGGAGCGGCTGCGCCCGGCCGCCCAGGCCATCGTCGACGCCGCGGGCCGGCACGACCTGATCGGCTACCTGGAGGCCGACCGCCGGTTCCACCTGGACCTGCTCGGCCTGGCCGGCAACGCCCGGTTGGTCGAGGTGGTCGGCGACCTCCGCAAGAGATCCCGCCTCTACGGCCTCACCCGCCTCGACGCCCGCGGCGAGCTGGTCTCCTCCGCCGAGGAGCACCTGGAACTGCTCGACCTGATGATCTCCGGCGACGCCGACGCCGCCGAGGAGTGCATGTCCCGCCACCTCGGCCACGTCCGCTCGCTCTGGGCCGAGGGCCGCGCGGACGCCGAGGAGGAGCGCCCCGCGCTGCGGCTCCGGGCGCGCTGA
- a CDS encoding aldehyde dehydrogenase family protein, with product MTVTSRNPADPADLVISVPAPGAPGVAAAAARARATQPDWAAAGAAARSAALTRAAEAVEAHADELTALIVREVGKPAAEARGEVARTAAIWRYYAQTPYAPTGAVHEPAAGRGLLLTRRRPYGVAGLITPWNFPLAIPVWKAAPALAAGNTVLLKPAPEATACALRLAELAGLPAGVLTVVPGGAEEGEALVRAADVVSFTGSTAVGRAVVHAATERGVPVQAELGGLNSALVLPDADIEQAATHLAAAIAGYAGQKCTATSRVIAVGAAYGPLREALTKALTALAGPAALESLCGPLISAAARERLTGAIGSAREQGATVLAGAGVPERDGWYLEPALLADVPAGHPLRTEEFFGPVAVLLPAADLDEALALANDTRHSLATSVHTRDLDTALAAADRLEAGMIRINAPSSGVDFHLPFGGTGAAIHGDREQGQAALDFYTVGRTVTLLPAEAA from the coding sequence GTGACCGTCACCTCCCGCAACCCCGCCGACCCCGCCGACCTGGTGATCAGCGTCCCGGCCCCGGGCGCCCCGGGCGTCGCGGCCGCCGCCGCCCGGGCCCGCGCGACCCAGCCCGACTGGGCGGCGGCCGGCGCCGCCGCCCGCTCCGCCGCCCTCACCCGGGCGGCCGAGGCCGTCGAGGCGCACGCGGACGAGCTCACCGCGCTGATCGTCCGGGAGGTCGGCAAGCCGGCCGCCGAGGCCCGCGGCGAGGTCGCCAGGACCGCCGCGATCTGGCGCTACTACGCCCAGACGCCGTACGCGCCCACCGGCGCCGTGCACGAGCCGGCCGCCGGCCGGGGGCTGCTGCTCACCCGGCGCCGCCCCTACGGCGTGGCCGGGCTGATCACCCCGTGGAACTTCCCGCTGGCGATCCCCGTCTGGAAGGCCGCCCCCGCGCTCGCGGCCGGGAACACCGTGCTGCTCAAGCCCGCGCCCGAGGCCACCGCCTGCGCCCTGCGGCTGGCCGAACTGGCCGGCCTGCCCGCGGGGGTGCTGACGGTGGTACCGGGCGGCGCCGAGGAGGGCGAGGCGCTGGTCCGGGCCGCCGACGTGGTCTCGTTCACCGGCTCCACCGCGGTCGGCCGGGCCGTGGTGCACGCCGCCACCGAGCGCGGCGTCCCCGTCCAGGCCGAGCTGGGCGGGCTGAACTCCGCCCTGGTGCTGCCCGACGCCGACATCGAGCAGGCCGCCACCCACCTGGCGGCCGCGATCGCCGGGTACGCGGGCCAGAAGTGCACCGCCACCAGCCGGGTGATCGCGGTCGGTGCCGCCTACGGGCCGCTGCGCGAGGCGCTCACCAAGGCGCTCACCGCCCTCGCCGGGCCGGCCGCGCTGGAGAGCCTCTGCGGCCCGCTCATCTCGGCCGCCGCCCGGGAGCGGCTGACCGGTGCGATCGGCTCGGCCAGGGAGCAGGGCGCCACCGTGCTGGCCGGCGCCGGAGTCCCGGAACGGGACGGCTGGTACCTCGAACCCGCCCTGCTGGCGGACGTGCCGGCCGGGCACCCGCTGCGCACCGAGGAGTTCTTCGGCCCGGTCGCGGTCCTGCTGCCCGCCGCCGACCTCGACGAGGCCCTGGCGCTGGCCAACGACACCCGGCACAGCCTCGCCACCTCCGTCCACACCCGGGACCTCGACACCGCGCTGGCCGCCGCCGACCGGCTGGAGGCCGGCATGATCCGGATCAACGCCCCCTCCAGCGGCGTCGACTTCCACCTGCCGTTCGGCGGCACCGGCGCCGCGATCCACGGCGACCGCGAGCAGGGCCAGGCGGCCCTGGACTTCTACACCGTCGGCCGGACCGTCACCCTGCTCCCGGCGGAGGCCGCCTGA